Sequence from the Aromatoleum petrolei genome:
CGGCTGCCCTCCGGCCGCCGCAATCCGCCGGCAGCAGCACCACTTCAGCACTATATGCATGTCTTTATATCAGCTATCAGCACATAACGAATTCCATCACATGCTGACACTCTAGACTGCAACGCATACCAATGAAAAGGAGACAACGATGAGCCGCCTCACCACCCATGTCCTCGACACCGCCCACGGCAAGCCTGGCGCCGGCATTGCCGTCACGGTGTTCGCGGTGAATGCGGAAGGCCGCCGCGAGGCCGTCGCGCACGCCGTCACCAACGACGACGGCCGCTGCGACCGCCCGCTGCTCGAAGGCACAGCCTTCGTGCGCGGAACCTACGAAATCGTCTTCGAAGTTGGCGCCTACTTCGCACGCAGCGGCGCCGAACTCCCCGACCCGCCCTTCGTCGGCGATGTCGTGCTGCGCTTTGGCGTCGCCAATCCGGCGCAGCACTACCACGTGCCGCTGTTGGTGTCGCCGTGGAGCTACTCGACCTACCGCGGCAGTTGAGACGGCCCTCCCCCGGCCCCCAACCCCCTCGACTGTTCTGCGGAAAACGACAATGGATGCATATCTCCTCGATTGGGCCAATCTACTGGTCCGCTGGGCGCACCTGATCGCGGGCATTGCCTGGATCGGCGCCTCTTTTTATTTCGTGATGCTCGACAACTCGCTGAAGCCGCCGAAGAACCTGGCCGACGCGAAGCGCGGCGTCTTCGGCGAACTGTGGGCCGTGCATGGCGGCGGCTTCTATCACAGCCAGAAGTACCTCACCGGCCCCAAGGGCGAGGCCCTGTCGAACGACCTGCACTGGTCGAAGTGGGAGTCGTATTCGACCTGGCTCACCGGCCTGGGCATGATGACCATCGTGTATTGGATCGGTGCGAAGTCCTACCTGATCGACCGCAACGTCATGGATCTCACGCAGGGCGCGGCGATCGCGATCTCGATCGGCTTTCTCGCCGCCGGCTGGGTCGTGTATGACCTGCTGTGCCGCAGCCTGGTCGGGCGCGACCGCCTGCTCGCCGGCCTGATCTTCGTCTTTGTCGTCGCCTGCGACTGGGCGCTGCATCAGGTGTTTGCGGCCCGCGCGGCCTACCTGCACGTCGGCGCGATGCTCGCGACGATCATGACCGCCAACGTGTTCTTCCACATCATCCCCGGCCAGAAGCGCATGGAAGCGCAGATCCGCGCCGGCCAGCCGGTCGATCCGCGCCCGGGGCAGATCGGCAAGCAGCGCTCGGTGCACAACACCTACTTCACGCTGCCGGTTCTGTTCGCGATGATCAGCAACCACTACCCGATGACCTACAGCCACGCCAACGGCTGGCTCGTTCTGGTCGTGATCATGCTGGCCGGCGTGCTGATCCGCCAGTTCTTCGTGCTGCGCCACCGCGGCGAAGTGAAGGGCTGGCTGCCGGCCGCCGGCACCGCGCTGCTTGCGAGCCTGGTCGCGCTGCTCGCCCCGCAGGCGGTCGATGCAAGCGGCGACAAGGTCGCCTTCGCCGAAGTGCGCCACGTCGTCGAACAGCGGTGCGTCACCTGCCACGCGGACCAGCCCACCTACGATGGCTTCGCCCAGCCGCCGAAGGGCGTCGTGCTGCAGTCCCCCGAGCAGCTCGCCCAGCACGCGGCCAAGGTCGCCGAGACGGTCGCCAGCGGCTACATGCCGCTCGGCAACCTCACTGGCATCACCGCCGAGGAACGCACGCTGATACGCACCTGGTACGCCCAGGGCGCCCGCACCGACGTCGCCGCGAACTGATTTACCGCCCGGCCGCAACCGGCCGGGCACCTAGCCTGCAACACCCCCGCAACACCATTCAAGCCCCTATAGCGCCCGCAAGAGGCGCATCGAAAACCAAGGAGACACAAAGATGGTGCAGCATTCCCGGGCGCATTCCGCGCCCCACCCCGCCCAACAGCCCGATGCGGTCGACGAGCGCCCGGCCTCCGGCCGACTGCTCGCCCTCGGCCTGCAACACGTGCTCGTGATGTATGCCGGTGCAATCGCCGTACCTCTCATCGTGGGCGGCGCGCTCAAGCTCCCCAAGGACCAGATCGCACTGCTGATCAACGCCGACCTGCTGTGCTGCGGAATCGTCACGATCATCCAGGCATTGGGCATCGGCAAGTTCGGCATCCGTCTGCCGGTGATGATGGGCGTCACCTTCGCCGCCGTTGGCCCCATGGTCGCGATGGCCGGCAATCCGGAACTGGGCATCAACGCGATCCTCGGTTCGGGGATCGCGGCGGGCCTCTTCGGCATCGTCTTCGCGCCGCTCGTGTCACGTTGCCTGCCGCTGTTCCCGCCCGTGGTCACCGGCACGATCATCGCCGTGATCGGCATCTCGCTGATGCGCGTGGCGGTGAACTGGGCGGCCGGCGGGCAGCCCACGATCCGCGACGCGGCCACCGGGCAGATGGTCGCCAACCCCGCCTACGGCGCACCCGAGCATCTGGCGATCGCCGCCATCGTGCTCGTCACGGTGCTGCTGATCACCAAGTACGGCCGCGGCTTCCTCGCCAACGTGTCGGTGCTGCTGGGCATGGTCGTGGGCTTCCTGATCTCGATGGCGCTCGGCAAGGTGAACTTCGCCGGCATCGCGGAGGCGCCCTGGCTCGCGCCGGTATATCCGCTGCAGTTCGGCATGCCGACCTTCGACCCCGTTTCGATCGCGACGATGTGCGTGGTGATGCTGGTCGTGATGGTCGAATCGCTGGGCATGTTCCTCGCACTGGGCGAGCTCACCGGACGCAAGCTCAACCAGGACGACCTCACTCGCGGCCTGCGCACCGACGGCCTCGGCACGCTGCTCGGCGGTATCCTCAACACCTTCCCGCATACCTCGTTCTCGCAGAACGTCGGCCTCGTCGGCGTCACCGGCGTCAAGAGCCGCTGGGTCTGCGTCGTCGGCGGCGCGATCCTGATCGCCTTCGGCCTCTTCCCCAAGATGGCCAACGTCATCGCCTCCGTGCCGCAGTTCGTGCTCGGCGGCGCAGGCATCGTGATGTTCGGCATGGTCGCCGCCACCGGCATCAAGATCCTGATGGGTGCGGACCTGCGCAACAACCGCAACAACCTCTATGTCGTCGCCGTCAGCGTCGGCCTCGGCATGATCCCGCTCGTCGCCCCGACCTTCTTCCACCACCTGCCCAAGGCCCTCGACCCGCTGCTGCACAGCGGCATCCTGCTCGCCGCGATCGCTGCGGTGGTGCTGAACGTGTTCCTCAACGGCACCTGCCGCACGCAACCGGGCACGCCGGACGAATTCGGGGCGGCGGCCGCGCACTGAACAAGAAAAGGCCACGCGCCATCACCACAAGCCACACCACAAGGAGACAGCAGCATGAAACAGAAGGCCCTCGCCACCATCGTCCTTGCCGCCGCCGCGCTCGCGACGGGCGCCAGCGCGCACGCGGCGACCTGGAGCGACACCTTCGTCGGCTACCGCTACGGGGAGAAATTCACCGAGCCGGCCAACCACGAAGACGTGCAGAAGCACGTGCTCGAATTCACCCATGTGAGCGGCTACGCGACGGGACAGAACTTCCTGACCCTCGACGTGCTGCAGTCCGACGACAAGGACCCGGCACACGGCAGCGACAACGGTGCGACCGAGTTCTACCTGGTCTATCGTCACCAGTTCCACCTCGGCAAGCTCCTCGACCGCAGCCTCGCCTTCGGCCCGGTCAAGGAGGTCGCTCTCACCGCGGGTTTCGACCTCAACACCAAGAACACCACCTTCGCGTCGAGGAAACGCCTGCTCGTCGTCGGGCCGACACTGAAGTTCGACGTGCCGGGCTTCCTCGACGTGAGCCTGCTCGCCGCGCGCGAGTGGAACCACTGCGGGTTGGGCGCGCCCGCCTGCCCGCGCTCCGACATCGTCTTTGACCCGCAGTGGATCCTCAGCGCCGCGTGGGGCATTCCCTTCGAGCTCGGGCCGCTGCCGCTGAAGTTCCAGGGCTTCGCCAACTACGTGTCGGAAAAGGGCAAGGACTACTCCGGCACCGACACCGAACCCGAAACGCTGATGCGCGCCGCGCTGATGCTCGACGTCGGCCGCATGGTCACGGGCCGCAAGAACACCTTCTTCGTCGGCGTCGGCTACGAGTACTGGCGCAACAAGTTCGGCAACCACGAGAACAAGGCCGGCCGCAGGAAGGCCGGCATCGACACGGATTCGCCAACCCTGCAGATGGAATGGCACTTCTGAAAACGCGGCCACGCCGCATCAACCGGATCAACGAGAACGCTTTATGGACGCCAGCAACCTACATCCTCTCACCGTCGCCGACATCTCCGCGCTCGGGCGCGACGATTTCGTCGCCCGCCTCGGCGACATCTTCGAGCATTCGCCGTGGGTCGCCGAACGCGCCTGGGTACAGCGCCCCTTCCGCGACGTCGATGCGCTGCACGCGGCCATGGCAGCGGCGGTCGACAACGCCACGGCGACCGAGCAGCTCGCGCTGATCCGCGCCCATCCCGAGCTCGCCGGCCGCGAGGCCGCCGCCGGCACGCTCACCGCGGCGTCGACCGGAGAACAGCGCGGCGCCGGGCTCGACCGCTGCAGCGCCGAGGAGCTCGCGCGCCTGCGCAGCCTCAACGCCGCCTACCGCGAACGCTTCGGCTTCCCCTTCGTGATCGCCGTGAAGGGGCGCAGCCGCTACGAAATCATGGACATCATCGAGGCACGACTGAAGAGCGATGCGGACACCGAGTTCCGCACCTGCCTCGACGAGATCGCGAAGATCGGCCGCCTGCGCCTCGACGCGCTGTTCGCACGCGCGACGTTCCCCATGCACACGACGACCGCTGCATGACTCCCTGAAACTGCGGCGAGCACCTTCTCGCCGCCGACCCCGCGCGCCGGTCCGGGCCACGAGCCCCGACCGGCGTTCAACTTCGGGACTTCAGACGAAGATGCCCCACCAGCGCAAGGTCTGGTTGAAATGCTGACGCACCGCCTCCGCCGCCGCCTGCTCTTCGCCACGGAGGACCGCGTCGATAATCCGCAGATGCTCCTCCATCGCCGGCACGATGCGATCCGGCAGCAGCGGACGCGAATGCTGCATCACCGAGATCCGATCACGGTTCTGCGCGTAGATCCCGCGTACCGTCGCATTTCCGAGCGACTCCGAAAGCGTGCCGTGCAACGCCCAGTCGACGGCCATCGCCTCGCGCTGCAGCGAGGGCGTGATACCGTTGCGCGCGGCGTCGAGCAGGCGCACATGCACCTCGCGCAGGGCTTCCAGCCGCTTGCCCTCGCCCTGGCGCACGAGGCGCCGCGCCCCCTCCTGGTCGAAGATCAGGCGCAGGTCGAAGTATTCGCGGATCAGATCGGGCGTCGCTTCCATGACTGCGACACCGCGCTTGGGCAGCACGTTGAGCAGCCCAGCCGACTCGGCGCGCTTGACCGCCTCGCGCACCGGAGCGAGCGGCAGGTCGACCATGCGCGCAAGGTCGGGCATCGACACGAACTGACCGGCGCGCAGCTGGCCGCCGGTAAGCATTGCCTTCAGCGCATTGAAGGCTTTTTCGGCAAGCAGCAAACCTTCCCCGTCCGGCATGTTCATACGTCTGCCCTCTCGATGATTCCCCGAATGGTACACATGTGCCGCGACAGCGGAAATGTCGGCTGGCATGCGAGAGCGCTCCATAAAGAAATTTTTATTGACGGATAAGTGACACGCTATCTAACATGTCAGTACACATTTGAGAACGCATCCGCGGTGGGCACATCGATCCCGTGACCGCTCGACGGATGGCCGAAGCCCCGGGGCATCCACACCAAAGACCCGAGACGACACGGCGCAAGAGCGGCTGCGGCAACGCGGCCACCCACATCCCGGTTCGAGAGGTGAACCATGCATAAACGTTTTCACAAGACCCTGTTCGGCCAGGTGGTCATCGCCCTGATCCTTGGCGTCGTCGTCGGTTTCGTATGGCCGGAGTTCTCGGTCCAGCTCAAGCCACTGGGTGACGGCTTCATCAAGCTCATCAAGATGATCATCGCCCCCCTCGTCTTCTGTGTCGTCGTGCACGGCATCTGCAGCACCGGCGACCTGAAGAAGGTCGGCCGCGTCGGCGTCAAGGCGGTCGTGTATTTCGAGATCGTCACGACCTTCGCGCTCGCGCTCGGCATCCTGCTCGCCTTCGTGCTGCAGCCCGGCGTCGGCATGAACGTCGACCCCAAATCGCTCGACGCCTCGGCGATGAGCGGACTCACCGAGCGCGTGCATCAGGCGACCAGCACCGTCGACTTCCTGATGAAGATCATCCCCGCGACCTTCTTCGACGCCTTCGCCAAGGGCGACATCCTGCAGGTGCTGCTGATCGCGATCCTCTTCGGCTGCGCCGTCGCCGCCCTCGGCGAACGCGGCAAACCGGTGACTGCCGCGGTCGACAGCCTCGCGCACGTGTTCTTCAAGCTGATCGGCTTCATCGTCAAGCTCGCGCCGCTCGGCGTTCTCGGCGCCATCGCCTTTACGGTGGGCAAGTACGGCGTCGGCTCGCTCAAGCAGCTCGGCATGCTGGTCGCGCTGTTCTACGTCACCTGCGCGATCTTCGTCGTCGGCGTGCTCGGCTTCATCCTGCGCCTGGCCGGCTTCAACATCTTCAAGCTGCTGCGCTACCTGCGCGAGGAACTGCTGGTCGTGCTCGGCACCGCCTCGTCCGACTCCGTGCTGCCGCAGGTGATGCGCAAGCTCGAGCTCATGGGCATCAAGGATTCGACCGTCGGTCTCGTGATCCCCACCGGCTACTCCTTCAATCTCGACGGCTTCTCGATCTACCTGACGCTCGCCGCCGTCTTCATCGCCCAGGCCACCAACACTCCGCTGTCGCTCGTCGACCTGCTCACGATCCTCGCGATCTCGCTGGTCACCTCGAAAGGCGCCCACGGCGTACCCGGCTCGGCAATCGTGATCCTCGCCGCGACGCTCTCGGCGATCCCCGCGATTCCCGCAATCGGGCTCGTGCTGGTGCTCTCGGTCGACTGGTTCATGGGCATGGCGCGCGCGCTGACCAACATGATCGGCAACTGCGTCGCCACCGTCGTTGTCGGCGTGTGGGAGAAGGACATCGACCGCCAGCGCGCCCATCAGGTCCTCGACGGCAAGATCACGATCGACATCAACGCCCTGGCCGGCACGCCCGCGCCCCACGCAACCGTTCCGGGCCCGCTCGCAGCCGAGGCCCTGCCCACCGAACACCTGGCCGCCGCCCGCAGCGCCTGACGCGGCACCCGAACAAACCCGCCCGCGGCCGCCAGAGCCGCGGGTATTGAAACCACCAACCCCGGCAAGGAACACATCATGAGTCACAACACCGGCAGCATCCGCATCGCCGAACCCGCCGTCCTGCCCGACTGGGCCGCCCGCTCGGTCGACCTCGCCAACCCGCGCATCGGCGCCAAGGCGCTGTACGCCTCCGACGACTTCTTCGCCGAAGTCGCGCGCATGCTCAACCCCGAACCGGCGCAGTTCATCCCCGGCAAGTACGACGACAACGGCAAATGGATGGACGGCTGGGAAACCCGCAGGAAGCGCAGCACCGGCCACGACTGGTGCTTCGTGAAGCTCGGCCGCAAGGGCACCATCCGCGGCTTCGACGTCGACACCAGCCACTTCACCGGCAACTACGCCCCGGCGGTGTCGATCGAGGCCACCGTGAGCGAGTCGGACGACGTCGCCGCGTTGAAGGACGCGAAGTGGGTCGAGATCCTCGCCTCCACCTCGCTCTCCGGCAACAGCCATCATCTCTTGCGCGCGAACTCCGACGCCGCCTTCACCCACCTGCGCGTGAACATCTACCCCGACGGCGGCATCGCGCGACTGCGCGTGTATGGCCAGCCGGTCGGCGTGTTCGAAGGCACGGGCGATGCGCTCGTCGATCTGGTCGCGCTCGAGAACGGCGGCCGCCCGGTGGCGTGGACGACGCCCACTTCGGCACCGCCGCCAACCTGATCCTGCCCGGGCGCGGCATCAACATGGGCGACGGCTGGGAAACCCGCCGCCGTCGCGAGCCCGGCAACGACTGGTGCATCCTCGAACTCGGCGCGGCCGGCACCATCGAGAAGATCGAGGTCGACACCGCCCACTTCAAGGGCAACTACCCCGACCGCTGCTCCATCCAGGCCGCCTTCGTCGAGGGCGGCACCGATCAGTCCCTGATCACCCAGAGCATGTTCTGGCCCGTGCTGCTGCCCGAGCAGAAGCTGTCGATGGACGCGATCCACGCCTTCAGCGAGCAGATCGCCAGGCTCGGCCCCGTCACCCACGTGCGCCTCAACATCATCCCGGACGGCGGCGTCTCGCGCCTGCGGCTGTGGGGCAAGGTGGCGCGATGAACGCACTGCCCTTGCGGGCGGAGGTGCTGGCGTCGCGGCACATCGTCGCCGAGCCGCTGACGCCCGAGGCCTTCGCGCCCTTCGGCGACGTCATCGAGGCCGGCGACGCGGTGCGGCAGTTCCCGATCAATGGCGGCAACACGATGCGCTACCACGATCTCGCGAAGATCGACCCCGGCCCGGACGGGCACGCCATCGTGTCGATCTTCCGCGGCGAACCGCGTGCCCTGCCCTTCCCGGTCGAGATGATGGAACGCCACCCGCTCGGCAGCCAGGCCTTCGTGCCGATGTCGGGCCGGCCCTACCTCGTCGTCGTCGCCCCCGCCGGCGCCCCGCCCACGGCGCGGGACCTGCGCGTCTTCATCGCGCGTGGCGACCAGGGCGTCAACTATGCGCGCGGCGTGTGGCATCATCCGCTCCTCGCGCTGGATGGCGTCTCGGACTTCGTTGTCATCGACCGCGCAGGCAACGGCCACAACTGCGACGAAGTGACACTCGCCGAAACCGTACTGATCGACCTCGATCGCTAAGGCCCGCAATCAGTGCCGTCGAGCCCTCTCCGACGCAGCCGGGGACGTGCGGCGTGTTCGCGGCGCGGCGAGGACTGTCTGAGCAGGCAGCGCGGAAGCGCGCTGCACTGCGAGTTCCGCAGCCGCAGAGCGGACACGCCGCACGTCCCCGGCGATTAGCAGCACCAATCACACCCCCGGCGCCACCACCCCAATCTCACTCTCCACCATGCTTCTCGGCCTTTCTCTCTTCTACGTCGGCGCCGTCCTCATCCTCAACGGCCTGTGGATGCTCGGACGTATCGGCGACCGCGAAATCCCCGTGATCAACTTCTTCGCCGGCGGCGTCACCCTGCTCGTATCGCTCAAGCTCGCCTTCGGCGAAGGCGCCGACGCTGCCTCGATCAAGGCGGCCGCCTTCTCACTGCTGTTCTCCTTCACCTACCTGTGGGTCGCGCTCAATCGCCACAACGGCGCCGACGGCCGCGGCCTGGGCTGGTTCAGCCTCTTCGTCGCGATCACCGCCGTCCCCGTCGCCATCGACACGCTCGCCGGCGCGCACACCGGCTGGGACCTGTGGCTCGGCGCCTCATGGGCCGCCTGGAGCGTGCTGTGGCTGCTGTTCTTCCTGCTCCTCGCGCTGCAGAAGCCCCTCACCCGCGTGACCGCGTGGACCGCCATCGTCCAGGGCATCGTCACCGGCTGGCTGCCCGGCTACCTGCTGCTCAACGGCACGATCGGCTGAAGGACGCCGACGGGCGACCCGATTATCGCGAACGCCCGTCGAAATGCTTCACCGGCAGCGAGGCGAGCTTCACGCCTTCGAGGCAGCGCACGTTGATCGCCGCCATCGCATGCCCCTGCGGATCCGTGCCTTCGCCGAAGGGGTGGATGCCGCAGGTCGGGCAGAAGCGATGCTTGATCGTGTGCGTGTTGAACGTGTAGGTGCTCATGTTCTCCTCCGGCGTCAGCAGGCGCAGCTTGTCGCGCGGCACGAACCACAACAGCGCCCCCTTGCGGGTGCAGATCGAGCAATTGCAGTCCATGACCTGCGTGAGTTCGCCCTCCACCTCGAAGGCAATCCGGCCGCAGTGGCAGCTCCCCTTGTAGATCATCGCCTGATCTCCCGTGGTCGAGATTGATACGATGCGATCCGACTCACGCCGCATCGCGCGCCAGGTAGGTTCCCGCCCCGTGAGGCGCGGCGCGGAACTCGGGCAAGGCTTCCGCCTGGGCCGAGTACGCCGCGAGCGTCGGGAAATCCGAAGCCGCCACGACGTCGGGCACCATCTGCTGCGCGAAGTGCCACGCGATCGCCGTCGTCACGCCTGCCTGGTCGATCGTTTCGCTCGTGGCCTCGAGCGGCCGCTGCTTCAACTCCTGCTCCAATGCAGCGAAGGCAGCAAGTAACTGTCCCGACACGCGCTCGACCCACGGCCCGTGCTGCTTCTCGGGCGGACGCTGGCCCCGCTCGTAGATGATCTGCACGCTCTTCTCGCACGCCGCCAGCGCGAGTCCGATCACGCGCAGCGCGTGCTGCAGCGCCGGCACCGCTGCGGGCATCAGGCTGCGCGGCCGCGCGAGCGCCTCCGCATACTGCAGGATCAATGTCGAATCCATCAGCACCTCGCCATCATCGCAGATGAAAGTGGGCGCCTTGACGACAGGATTGATCTGGCGGAACTGGTCGAAAGTGCGGAACACCGACAAGGACTGATGTTCGAAGCGCAGCCCCAGCAGTTGCAGGGAAACCGCGACGCGGCGGACGTAGGGTGAATCGAGCATGCCGATCAGCTTCATAGCGACTCCTCGAGTACGAATCGATCCAGGCTGGCGAGAGGCGCCTCACGCCGCAGGAAGGTACATCGGATAGAGGATCTCCTCCTCCCGCCGGATGCGGCTTACCAAGGCTTTGCCGATCGCGGCGAGATCCTGCCGGAAGGGCCCCGCGAGTTCCGGGTGGTGCCCCAGGTCCTGGTACTTCCCCAAGAAATCGACCACGGTGCGGCCGATGACGTCCATCTCGTGTCGGAACTCGCGCATCATGCGGTGACTGACTGCGTCCCCCCGCAGGAAATGCTCCAGATAGACATAGAGCCGGACGTTTTCCTTGAGCAGGTGATCCATCAGCGCGGCTCGGAACTCGTCCAGCCGGCTCCGCACGACATCGAGCCGCCCACCGTCGAGGGCGGCAGCGATGGCCGAATGAATCTCCAGCAGGGCCACGTGATCCCGCATCAGCGCGGGGATCAAGCCCGGATCGTGCCGGATCTGGGTGCCCGGCGCCGCAGCCCCCGTCGGCGAACTTGCCGGCGGTTGGACCGCCGCACCCCCGGATGATTCCCTGGTTGCCGCCGCGGCCGGCGCAGACCCCTTGAATCTGCCGAACAGCTTGTCGAGTAGGAACATCTTGCCCCTCTGCGAAACAATGGTCATCCGCCAACTCGAGCGCGGCCGGATTCCTGCGTCTGCACCGGGACCTCACGGATACGGGATTCGAACCGCCGAGCGATCCAAAAAGCATACACGGCCTTCATGACGGGTTCTACCATGCTCGGATCATGGGAATTCGTCCCCCCGTGCGCCGCGCATCGGGCAGCGCTCCACGGCGCGATCGGGAAACCGAACTCGGGTCGCTACTCCTCGCCATTTTCGGTCTCTCGCCGGAGTCGCGTCGCCGCAGCGTAGAGCTCATCGAAGCGCAGCAGGGACACGTGGAAGGTCTTGTCGCTGCTGGCCGTCGCCAGACGGGTCCCGTCCGGGCTGAAGGCGAGGTCGCGCACATCGTTCTTGTGCACGGTGATGGTCTTCGCGAGTTCGAGCCGGTCCATGTCGAAGATCCTCACGCCGGCATCGTTGCACGCGACAGCAAGCTGCCGGCCATCATGGCTGTATGCGATCGCGGAGCAATAACGCACGCCGTCGATGATGAAGGTGGCGGCTGGTTCCGCGCGCGGCATGCCGAAGGCGCTGACCGGCCACAGGTACACCCGGCGCTGCACGACCGCGGCGACATGGGTGCCATCGGGGCTGAAGGCGAGCTCGGCAATCCGCGTGCCGGATGCACGTGCCGTTTCCGACAGTTCGATCGTACCCACGTTCTGCGCTGAAAAATCCCACAGTCTGAGCTTGCCGTCGTAGCCGCTGGTCGCCCACCGTTCTTCCTTCGGGTGGAAGGCGACCGACGACGCCTGGACGACGCTCTTGCCGGCGTGCGACACGCCCACGGCGGGGAAACCGGCGCCATCCAGCTCATACAGCCACGCGTAACCGTCGGCCCCCGAGCTCGCGAGCCGCTTGCCGTCGGGGCTGAACGCCAACCCCCGCAACTGGTCCTTGTGCTTCTGCAGGATCGCCGTCTGGGCGCCGGTCGCGACGTCCCAGAGCCTGACCGTGTTGTCCAGCCCCGCCGTGGCGACCTGCGTCCCCCCGGGCGCGAAGGCGACACGGAACACCTGGCCGGTGTGGCCGCGCAGCGCATGGACCAGGGTCGGCGCACCGCCGGACAGGTCCCATATCCTGGCCGTGCGATCGCTGCTGCCGGTCACGAGCAGGCGTCCGTCGGCGTTGAATGCGAGGCT
This genomic interval carries:
- a CDS encoding hemerythrin domain-containing protein, which encodes MIPALMRDHVALLEIHSAIAAALDGGRLDVVRSRLDEFRAALMDHLLKENVRLYVYLEHFLRGDAVSHRMMREFRHEMDVIGRTVVDFLGKYQDLGHHPELAGPFRQDLAAIGKALVSRIRREEEILYPMYLPAA
- a CDS encoding nucleobase:cation symporter-2 family protein, which translates into the protein MVQHSRAHSAPHPAQQPDAVDERPASGRLLALGLQHVLVMYAGAIAVPLIVGGALKLPKDQIALLINADLLCCGIVTIIQALGIGKFGIRLPVMMGVTFAAVGPMVAMAGNPELGINAILGSGIAAGLFGIVFAPLVSRCLPLFPPVVTGTIIAVIGISLMRVAVNWAAGGQPTIRDAATGQMVANPAYGAPEHLAIAAIVLVTVLLITKYGRGFLANVSVLLGMVVGFLISMALGKVNFAGIAEAPWLAPVYPLQFGMPTFDPVSIATMCVVMLVVMVESLGMFLALGELTGRKLNQDDLTRGLRTDGLGTLLGGILNTFPHTSFSQNVGLVGVTGVKSRWVCVVGGAILIAFGLFPKMANVIASVPQFVLGGAGIVMFGMVAATGIKILMGADLRNNRNNLYVVAVSVGLGMIPLVAPTFFHHLPKALDPLLHSGILLAAIAAVVLNVFLNGTCRTQPGTPDEFGAAAAH
- a CDS encoding ureidoglycolate lyase — translated: MNALPLRAEVLASRHIVAEPLTPEAFAPFGDVIEAGDAVRQFPINGGNTMRYHDLAKIDPGPDGHAIVSIFRGEPRALPFPVEMMERHPLGSQAFVPMSGRPYLVVVAPAGAPPTARDLRVFIARGDQGVNYARGVWHHPLLALDGVSDFVVIDRAGNGHNCDEVTLAETVLIDLDR
- a CDS encoding C4-dicarboxylate transporter DctA; translation: MHKRFHKTLFGQVVIALILGVVVGFVWPEFSVQLKPLGDGFIKLIKMIIAPLVFCVVVHGICSTGDLKKVGRVGVKAVVYFEIVTTFALALGILLAFVLQPGVGMNVDPKSLDASAMSGLTERVHQATSTVDFLMKIIPATFFDAFAKGDILQVLLIAILFGCAVAALGERGKPVTAAVDSLAHVFFKLIGFIVKLAPLGVLGAIAFTVGKYGVGSLKQLGMLVALFYVTCAIFVVGVLGFILRLAGFNIFKLLRYLREELLVVLGTASSDSVLPQVMRKLELMGIKDSTVGLVIPTGYSFNLDGFSIYLTLAAVFIAQATNTPLSLVDLLTILAISLVTSKGAHGVPGSAIVILAATLSAIPAIPAIGLVLVLSVDWFMGMARALTNMIGNCVATVVVGVWEKDIDRQRAHQVLDGKITIDINALAGTPAPHATVPGPLAAEALPTEHLAAARSA
- a CDS encoding urate hydroxylase PuuD produces the protein MDAYLLDWANLLVRWAHLIAGIAWIGASFYFVMLDNSLKPPKNLADAKRGVFGELWAVHGGGFYHSQKYLTGPKGEALSNDLHWSKWESYSTWLTGLGMMTIVYWIGAKSYLIDRNVMDLTQGAAIAISIGFLAAGWVVYDLLCRSLVGRDRLLAGLIFVFVVACDWALHQVFAARAAYLHVGAMLATIMTANVFFHIIPGQKRMEAQIRAGQPVDPRPGQIGKQRSVHNTYFTLPVLFAMISNHYPMTYSHANGWLVLVVIMLAGVLIRQFFVLRHRGEVKGWLPAAGTALLASLVALLAPQAVDASGDKVAFAEVRHVVEQRCVTCHADQPTYDGFAQPPKGVVLQSPEQLAQHAAKVAETVASGYMPLGNLTGITAEERTLIRTWYAQGARTDVAAN
- a CDS encoding GntR family transcriptional regulator, which produces MNMPDGEGLLLAEKAFNALKAMLTGGQLRAGQFVSMPDLARMVDLPLAPVREAVKRAESAGLLNVLPKRGVAVMEATPDLIREYFDLRLIFDQEGARRLVRQGEGKRLEALREVHVRLLDAARNGITPSLQREAMAVDWALHGTLSESLGNATVRGIYAQNRDRISVMQHSRPLLPDRIVPAMEEHLRIIDAVLRGEEQAAAEAVRQHFNQTLRWWGIFV
- a CDS encoding AmiS/UreI family transporter, with the translated sequence MLLGLSLFYVGAVLILNGLWMLGRIGDREIPVINFFAGGVTLLVSLKLAFGEGADAASIKAAAFSLLFSFTYLWVALNRHNGADGRGLGWFSLFVAITAVPVAIDTLAGAHTGWDLWLGASWAAWSVLWLLFFLLLALQKPLTRVTAWTAIVQGIVTGWLPGYLLLNGTIG
- the uraD gene encoding 2-oxo-4-hydroxy-4-carboxy-5-ureidoimidazoline decarboxylase, yielding MDASNLHPLTVADISALGRDDFVARLGDIFEHSPWVAERAWVQRPFRDVDALHAAMAAAVDNATATEQLALIRAHPELAGREAAAGTLTAASTGEQRGAGLDRCSAEELARLRSLNAAYRERFGFPFVIAVKGRSRYEIMDIIEARLKSDADTEFRTCLDEIAKIGRLRLDALFARATFPMHTTTAA
- the uraH gene encoding hydroxyisourate hydrolase, whose protein sequence is MSRLTTHVLDTAHGKPGAGIAVTVFAVNAEGRREAVAHAVTNDDGRCDRPLLEGTAFVRGTYEIVFEVGAYFARSGAELPDPPFVGDVVLRFGVANPAQHYHVPLLVSPWSYSTYRGS
- a CDS encoding glutathione S-transferase, whose protein sequence is MKLIGMLDSPYVRRVAVSLQLLGLRFEHQSLSVFRTFDQFRQINPVVKAPTFICDDGEVLMDSTLILQYAEALARPRSLMPAAVPALQHALRVIGLALAACEKSVQIIYERGQRPPEKQHGPWVERVSGQLLAAFAALEQELKQRPLEATSETIDQAGVTTAIAWHFAQQMVPDVVAASDFPTLAAYSAQAEALPEFRAAPHGAGTYLARDAA
- a CDS encoding GFA family protein: MIYKGSCHCGRIAFEVEGELTQVMDCNCSICTRKGALLWFVPRDKLRLLTPEENMSTYTFNTHTIKHRFCPTCGIHPFGEGTDPQGHAMAAINVRCLEGVKLASLPVKHFDGRSR